One part of the Segnochrobactrum spirostomi genome encodes these proteins:
- a CDS encoding DUF6527 family protein, protein MRVFSHLCRWIAEQCRLIGRTDLVTRVSPRHPTPDQLQTGSLVVVRDGALDKWACFRCPGGCGEKIQLSLSQARRPRWSVRFDWLLRPTIEPSVRQLNACGCHFWVKQGQVQWCRDSGHLQVPNRTNGA, encoded by the coding sequence ATGCGCGTCTTTAGCCACCTTTGCCGCTGGATTGCCGAGCAGTGTCGGTTGATCGGCCGCACTGATCTGGTCACGCGGGTCAGCCCCCGGCATCCGACGCCGGACCAGCTCCAGACGGGGTCGCTGGTCGTCGTGCGTGACGGCGCCCTTGATAAATGGGCCTGCTTCCGCTGTCCGGGCGGATGCGGCGAGAAGATTCAGCTCTCGCTGAGCCAGGCGCGGCGCCCCCGTTGGTCGGTGCGCTTCGACTGGCTGCTGCGGCCGACGATCGAACCCTCCGTGCGCCAGCTTAACGCCTGCGGCTGCCACTTCTGGGTCAAGCAGGGTCAGGTCCAATGGTGTCGCGATAGCGGTCACCTTCAGGTGCCGAACCGGACCAATGGCGCGTAG
- a CDS encoding helix-turn-helix domain-containing protein gives MTIEHEKPSDIFKERLRAARESLRQMSQAALAKESGLPPSSIAHFEAGTRKPSFDSLRKLANALSVTTDFLLGRTDNPEGAAEADPLYRDMQKLNDENRRQAADFMRFLAEKHDKEAGKK, from the coding sequence ATGACCATAGAGCACGAGAAGCCATCGGACATCTTCAAGGAACGACTGCGGGCTGCGCGTGAAAGCCTGCGGCAGATGAGCCAGGCCGCCCTGGCCAAGGAGAGCGGCCTGCCGCCCAGCTCCATCGCCCATTTCGAGGCCGGCACCCGCAAGCCGTCTTTCGACAGCCTGCGCAAACTGGCCAACGCGCTCAGCGTGACCACGGATTTCCTGCTCGGACGCACGGACAATCCCGAGGGCGCGGCCGAGGCCGATCCGCTCTACCGCGACATGCAGAAGCTGAATGATGAAAACCGGCGGCAGGCCGCCGACTTCATGCGCTTCCTCGCCGAGAAGCATGACAAGGAGGCTGGGAAAAAATGA
- a CDS encoding multiubiquitin domain-containing protein, with protein sequence MAAEQNGHDYGAFHISVGDADLNFRPVRIDDPVPTGRQILEAAGVRIPEEHLVFQILRDGELEELRQDETTDLRGGRVERFLIFPGAESFRIELDGHVLEWGACAISGRVLKTLAKVDPKTYGVWLEVRGAEDRPIGDTELVRLDGKGLERFFTGISQTTEGGA encoded by the coding sequence ATGGCTGCAGAGCAGAACGGACACGACTACGGCGCCTTCCACATCAGCGTGGGCGATGCCGACCTGAATTTCCGGCCGGTGCGGATCGACGATCCTGTTCCGACCGGCCGGCAGATCCTCGAAGCCGCCGGCGTGCGCATCCCCGAGGAACATCTGGTGTTCCAGATCCTGCGGGACGGCGAGCTCGAAGAGCTGCGCCAGGACGAGACGACCGACCTGCGTGGCGGTCGGGTCGAACGCTTCCTGATCTTTCCGGGGGCCGAGTCCTTTCGGATCGAGCTGGACGGTCACGTGCTGGAATGGGGCGCCTGCGCGATCAGCGGGCGGGTGTTGAAGACGCTCGCAAAGGTCGATCCGAAGACCTACGGCGTCTGGCTGGAAGTGCGTGGCGCCGAGGATCGGCCGATCGGCGACACCGAGCTGGTGCGGCTCGACGGCAAGGGGCTGGAACGCTTCTTCACCGGCATCAGCCAGACGACGGAGGGCGGGGCATGA
- a CDS encoding ThiF family adenylyltransferase — protein MHLDVTLQARHAEALRDLLQRPDGIEASAYVLFGRNVVGMDPWSRRRRLRLVSHEVVPVPAGDEISASARHITWSTASFVSLCRQAAERGLLPAIVHSHPAGMRAFSRQDDTNERDLYRLLRNRNGADAIMASVLLAGGDHFLARAWFDDKEPVAADIVRSVGSRLLYFGGEPGDSNPALVRQALLFGDAVNGRLAAMRVGVVGCGGTGSATAMLLARLGIGQLALFDDDIVETSNLNRLHGARRADADAMRPKVEVLAREITELGLGVRVHTHRGWIEDEAARDALKACDVIFGCTDDHAGRMFLNRLSHFYLIPVIDMGLAIEPASAGMRDMSARVTVLTPGAPCISCRGIVDPKVAGEEALRREAPEDYERQKREAYVRGGQNPAPAVVTFTTETAALAVNELLQGLTDYRAEGGWAWERVRRLDRGIERKRGAIQSPHCPICAREDYWGRGDMDPFMDRIS, from the coding sequence ATGCATCTCGATGTGACCCTGCAGGCGCGTCATGCCGAGGCGCTGCGCGACCTACTCCAGCGCCCGGACGGGATCGAGGCCTCGGCCTATGTCCTGTTCGGGCGCAACGTCGTTGGGATGGACCCCTGGTCCCGTCGCCGGCGGCTTCGGCTGGTTTCCCATGAGGTCGTTCCGGTGCCGGCGGGCGACGAGATTTCGGCGAGCGCCCGGCATATCACCTGGTCGACGGCCTCCTTCGTCAGTCTGTGCCGGCAGGCGGCCGAACGGGGTCTGCTGCCGGCGATCGTGCATAGCCATCCGGCCGGCATGCGGGCATTTTCGCGGCAGGACGACACGAACGAGCGCGATCTCTACCGGTTGCTGCGCAACCGCAACGGCGCTGACGCGATCATGGCGAGTGTGCTGCTCGCCGGCGGCGATCATTTCTTGGCGCGTGCCTGGTTCGATGACAAGGAACCCGTCGCGGCCGACATCGTTCGAAGCGTCGGCTCCCGGCTGCTCTATTTCGGCGGCGAGCCCGGCGACTCGAACCCGGCGCTGGTGCGTCAGGCGCTGTTGTTCGGCGATGCCGTCAACGGCCGTCTGGCGGCGATGCGCGTGGGCGTCGTCGGCTGCGGCGGCACGGGCAGCGCCACGGCGATGCTGTTGGCCCGGCTCGGCATCGGTCAGCTCGCCTTGTTCGACGACGATATCGTCGAGACCTCCAACCTGAACCGCCTCCATGGCGCACGCCGGGCGGATGCCGACGCCATGCGGCCGAAGGTCGAGGTGCTCGCGCGGGAGATCACGGAATTAGGCCTGGGTGTGCGTGTCCACACCCATCGCGGCTGGATCGAGGATGAAGCCGCACGGGATGCGCTGAAAGCCTGCGACGTGATTTTCGGCTGCACGGATGACCATGCGGGCAGGATGTTTCTAAATCGCCTTTCGCATTTCTATCTGATCCCGGTGATCGACATGGGGCTCGCGATCGAGCCGGCGTCGGCGGGCATGCGTGACATGTCGGCGCGGGTCACGGTGCTGACCCCGGGCGCGCCATGCATCTCCTGCCGAGGCATCGTTGACCCGAAGGTGGCCGGTGAGGAGGCGCTGCGTCGGGAAGCGCCGGAAGACTACGAGCGGCAGAAGCGTGAGGCCTATGTCCGCGGCGGTCAGAATCCGGCGCCGGCCGTGGTGACCTTCACGACCGAAACGGCGGCGCTTGCCGTCAATGAGCTGCTGCAGGGCCTGACCGACTATCGCGCGGAAGGGGGTTGGGCCTGGGAGCGGGTTCGGCGGCTGGACCGCGGCATCGAGCGGAAGCGCGGCGCTATCCAGTCGCCGCACTGTCCGATTTGCGCGCGCGAAGACTATTGGGGCCGGGGCGACATGGACCCCTTCATGGATCGGATCAGCTGA
- a CDS encoding AbrB/MazE/SpoVT family DNA-binding domain-containing protein: protein MRVDVKKWGKSAAVRIPAALMSAADFRVDDTVDIRAEGGRVVMELIREPDYDIDQLLDRITPENLHHAISFGCAEGKEGL from the coding sequence ATGCGCGTCGACGTGAAGAAATGGGGTAAAAGCGCCGCCGTGCGGATACCTGCGGCGTTAATGAGCGCAGCTGACTTCCGTGTTGACGACACGGTTGACATCCGCGCCGAGGGCGGTCGGGTCGTCATGGAGCTCATCCGTGAACCCGACTACGATATCGACCAGCTTCTCGATCGTATCACTCCAGAAAACCTGCACCATGCAATCAGCTTCGGTTGTGCCGAAGGCAAGGAGGGTCTGTAG
- a CDS encoding helix-turn-helix domain-containing protein gives MTYSITADWALARAALDETSTPSAGPLSARPHVPGEAFWLRGEETRLAFARFVNMARRQRGWSIEKLADDADIEVGELMSIEQDGGHEPELRTIWRLSEVFDVSQARLMELAGLASPKDTQAIEEAVRYAARSTAITALTAEEQAAFDGLVSVLRDKAK, from the coding sequence ATGACCTACAGCATCACAGCTGATTGGGCCCTCGCCAGGGCGGCGCTCGATGAGACGTCGACCCCCAGCGCAGGCCCCCTTTCCGCCCGTCCCCATGTGCCGGGCGAAGCCTTTTGGCTCCGCGGCGAAGAAACCCGTCTGGCCTTCGCCCGCTTTGTCAACATGGCGCGCCGCCAGCGCGGCTGGTCGATCGAAAAGCTCGCCGATGACGCCGACATCGAGGTCGGCGAGCTGATGAGCATCGAGCAGGACGGCGGTCACGAGCCTGAGCTGCGCACGATCTGGCGGCTGTCCGAGGTCTTCGATGTATCGCAGGCTCGACTGATGGAGCTGGCGGGACTGGCTTCCCCGAAGGACACACAGGCTATCGAGGAAGCTGTCCGCTATGCGGCACGGTCTACGGCCATCACAGCCCTGACAGCCGAGGAGCAGGCCGCCTTTGACGGCCTCGTTTCCGTGCTGCGCGACAAGGCGAAGTAA
- a CDS encoding ImmA/IrrE family metallo-endopeptidase, whose amino-acid sequence MTGNPDLKQKQLMRRAELVLKEHTLLTLPVDLEALAQAVGIHLREMESKTEGVSGMLLRYGDQFGIMYATHVDNEGFERFSIGHEFGHYFVDGHLDHIPFDDGAHRSRAGFVSDDPYEREADYFSAGLLMPSSLIGPILRRAQEGLPSIEAICGEAKASLTASAIRYINETDDAAAIVVSRQGQVDYCFKSEALKRLKGQSWLRKGAPLPTGTLTASIAARPAAERRGHRDETETDILDWFGGERAVRTVEQVVDLGRYDRVLTVLSCAQLVDDTYRDEDDFDESDEAMEARWTPRFRP is encoded by the coding sequence ATGACTGGCAACCCCGACCTGAAACAGAAGCAGCTCATGCGGCGCGCCGAACTTGTGCTCAAGGAGCACACGCTGCTGACGCTTCCGGTCGACCTGGAAGCGCTGGCTCAGGCCGTGGGCATCCACCTCCGCGAGATGGAAAGCAAGACCGAGGGCGTGTCCGGCATGCTGCTACGCTACGGCGACCAGTTCGGTATCATGTACGCCACCCATGTTGACAATGAAGGTTTCGAGCGGTTCAGCATCGGTCATGAGTTCGGTCACTATTTCGTGGATGGCCATCTAGACCATATCCCCTTCGACGACGGGGCGCATCGCTCGAGGGCCGGATTCGTCTCCGATGATCCTTACGAACGCGAGGCAGACTACTTTTCGGCCGGTCTGCTGATGCCCTCCTCGCTCATCGGGCCTATCCTGCGGCGAGCGCAGGAAGGGTTGCCGAGCATCGAGGCCATCTGCGGCGAGGCAAAAGCCTCGCTGACCGCATCCGCCATCCGGTATATCAATGAGACCGACGATGCCGCCGCCATCGTCGTCAGCCGGCAGGGCCAGGTCGACTACTGTTTCAAGTCCGAGGCACTGAAGCGGTTGAAAGGACAGAGCTGGCTCCGCAAGGGCGCGCCCCTGCCGACCGGAACGCTCACGGCTTCGATCGCCGCTCGGCCGGCCGCGGAACGGCGTGGCCACCGCGATGAAACCGAGACCGATATACTCGACTGGTTCGGCGGGGAGCGCGCCGTGCGCACGGTCGAACAGGTCGTCGATCTCGGCCGCTACGATCGTGTGCTGACCGTTCTCTCTTGCGCACAGCTTGTCGACGACACCTATCGCGACGAAGACGATTTCGACGAGTCCGACGAAGCCATGGAGGCGCGCTGGACGCCGCGCTTTCGCCCATGA
- a CDS encoding E2/UBC family protein: MSFLPTADRRYLEERGLAFREVEDGGRKGVILSGFALPAAKFQVVAADILILLPRGYPDAPPDMFYALPWLSLVQSSRYPNCADQPQQFESQKWQRWSRHNNNWRPGVDGIWTMLKRVEQALQEAA; this comes from the coding sequence ATGAGCTTCCTCCCGACCGCCGACCGGCGCTATCTTGAGGAGCGGGGCCTGGCCTTCCGGGAAGTGGAGGATGGCGGCCGCAAGGGCGTCATCCTGTCCGGCTTCGCCCTGCCGGCGGCGAAATTTCAGGTCGTCGCGGCCGATATCCTGATCCTCCTTCCGCGCGGCTATCCCGATGCGCCTCCGGATATGTTCTACGCGCTGCCCTGGCTGAGCCTCGTGCAATCCAGCCGCTATCCCAACTGCGCGGATCAGCCCCAGCAGTTCGAGAGTCAAAAGTGGCAGCGATGGTCCCGGCACAACAATAACTGGCGGCCGGGCGTCGACGGCATCTGGACCATGCTCAAGCGGGTCGAACAGGCGCTGCAGGAGGCCGCGTGA
- a CDS encoding transposase, with product MTISELTLKSSADEPVRRFEVFTGAGHRREWAPEEKARIVPESFQAIATVSEVARRHALSPQQLFTWRPETRKASETVPAFAPAVVAPAVVAPEIAPASKPSATC from the coding sequence ATGACGATTTCAGAGCTTACGCTTAAATCGAGCGCCGATGAGCCGGTGCGGCGGTTCGAGGTTTTCACCGGCGCGGGGCACCGCCGGGAGTGGGCTCCCGAGGAGAAGGCGCGGATCGTCCCCGAGAGCTTCCAGGCTATAGCGACGGTGAGTGAGGTGGCCCGGCGCCATGCCTTGTCGCCGCAGCAGTTGTTCACCTGGCGCCCGGAGACGCGTAAGGCGAGCGAGACGGTTCCGGCGTTCGCGCCGGCGGTGGTCGCGCCGGCGGTGGTCGCGCCGGAGATTGCTCCCGCATCGAAGCCTTCGGCTACATGCTGA
- a CDS encoding ImmA/IrrE family metallo-endopeptidase: MARNYILRRKTQHEIDERVERVLARLGNPEPPLDLRVVRDLLSLDLAYFRKDDPSLADEVISRMRMASKQIIRRPMLFFEAVAKFDLRALYLPDNKRILLDQSQPELKHRWHEAHEIGHSIIPWHDGAMLGDDRFTLNQNCHDQIEAEANFAAGRLLFLRDRFTAEARDHAPSIEAVRALKPVFGNTYTTTFWRSIETWGVSLPIVGMISGHPHPARRSAEFDPATPCEHLVRSSAFAAGFGGVGEVEVFKLVASYCQPQRAGPLGEAEIVLTDDNGDAHVFRFESFSNRYQTLTLGVYQRPYAPLVRFGT; this comes from the coding sequence ATGGCTCGGAACTACATCCTGAGACGCAAAACCCAGCATGAAATCGACGAGCGCGTCGAGCGTGTCCTGGCGCGTCTCGGGAATCCCGAACCACCGCTCGACCTCCGGGTCGTTCGCGATCTGCTCTCGCTCGATCTAGCCTATTTCCGGAAAGATGATCCGTCTCTTGCCGATGAGGTCATCAGCCGCATGCGCATGGCGAGCAAGCAGATCATCCGGCGTCCCATGCTCTTCTTCGAGGCCGTCGCCAAATTCGATTTGCGTGCGCTCTATCTTCCGGACAACAAGCGCATCCTGCTCGATCAATCGCAACCCGAGCTGAAGCACCGTTGGCATGAAGCGCATGAGATCGGCCACAGCATCATCCCCTGGCACGATGGAGCCATGCTTGGCGACGATCGTTTCACCCTGAACCAGAACTGTCATGACCAGATCGAGGCCGAAGCGAATTTCGCAGCCGGCCGCCTGCTTTTCCTCCGAGACCGCTTCACTGCCGAAGCCCGCGACCACGCGCCCTCCATCGAAGCCGTGCGCGCGCTCAAGCCGGTCTTCGGCAACACCTACACCACGACCTTCTGGCGCTCTATCGAGACCTGGGGCGTATCTCTGCCGATTGTCGGCATGATTTCCGGCCATCCGCACCCGGCGCGCCGGTCGGCTGAGTTCGATCCGGCCACGCCCTGCGAACATCTGGTGCGCTCGTCGGCCTTTGCCGCCGGATTCGGTGGGGTGGGCGAAGTCGAAGTCTTCAAGCTCGTCGCCAGCTATTGCCAGCCCCAGCGAGCCGGGCCGCTCGGCGAAGCCGAAATTGTGCTCACCGACGACAATGGCGATGCCCATGTCTTCCGGTTCGAGAGCTTCAGCAACAGGTACCAGACGCTCACCCTCGGGGTCTATCAACGTCCCTACGCGCCATTGGTCCGGTTCGGCACCTGA